One Streptomyces sannanensis genomic window carries:
- a CDS encoding toxin Doc, which translates to MELLIDHRWLLDRQEELLGKELTVNDFSVLAAAAARHRVNTPQLGYNPDAYWRAAVLLEEIVLLRPLPARNEFFGYGVAIAYIRASGQTVEAAYEPWRDLINDIRALRLDVYDIADRLRSWRAP; encoded by the coding sequence GTGGAACTGCTGATCGACCACCGGTGGCTCCTGGACCGCCAGGAAGAGCTGCTCGGCAAAGAGCTCACGGTCAACGACTTCTCCGTCCTGGCCGCAGCAGCGGCCCGGCACCGGGTCAATACGCCGCAGCTGGGCTACAACCCCGACGCCTACTGGCGGGCTGCCGTGCTGCTCGAGGAGATCGTGCTGCTGCGCCCGCTGCCCGCCCGCAATGAGTTCTTCGGCTACGGCGTCGCCATCGCCTACATCAGGGCATCCGGTCAGACCGTGGAAGCGGCGTACGAGCCGTGGCGGGATCTGATCAACGACATCCGCGCGCTGCGCCTGGACGTTTACGACATCGCCGACCGCCTGCGGTCCTGGCGCGCCCCCTGA